Proteins encoded together in one Candidatus Sulfotelmatobacter sp. window:
- a CDS encoding PhoH family protein produces the protein MPSITSEATFDLGGLSDPIRFCGFRDQNLNALEALVPVVLRLDGDRVHLSGDRAAVRRAEGVLGAMLAAARAGSQVTPDDVALAVRSSAAAAGNGDGAIPPTLVTTARGREIRPKTAGQRALAAAIGADTLTFAIGPAGTGKTFLAIVMAVRALRNREVSRIVLSRPAVEAGEKLGFLPGDLKEKVDPYLRPLYDALSELLDDATTQKYLERGTIEVAPIAYMRGRTLADAFVILDEAQNATAEQLKMFLTRLGQNSKMVVNGDDTQIDLPRGQRSGLLDVERIFAGMEDVGIVRLDETDVVRHPLVGRIVAAYAQLSRERGE, from the coding sequence ATGCCGTCGATCACCAGCGAGGCGACGTTCGACCTCGGCGGGCTGTCTGATCCGATCCGCTTCTGCGGGTTCCGCGACCAAAACCTCAACGCGCTCGAAGCGCTCGTCCCGGTCGTGCTGCGGCTCGACGGCGACCGCGTTCACCTCAGCGGTGACCGGGCGGCCGTCCGGCGCGCCGAAGGCGTGCTGGGCGCCATGTTGGCCGCCGCGCGCGCCGGCTCGCAGGTGACCCCCGACGACGTCGCGCTCGCGGTGCGCTCGAGCGCGGCGGCGGCCGGGAACGGCGACGGCGCGATTCCGCCGACGCTGGTCACGACTGCGCGCGGCCGGGAGATTCGCCCCAAGACGGCCGGCCAACGCGCGCTGGCCGCGGCCATCGGCGCCGACACGCTGACGTTCGCGATCGGCCCGGCCGGGACGGGCAAGACGTTCTTGGCGATCGTCATGGCGGTGCGCGCGCTGCGCAACCGTGAGGTTTCGCGCATCGTGCTCAGCCGGCCGGCGGTCGAAGCCGGCGAGAAGCTCGGGTTCTTGCCGGGCGATCTCAAGGAGAAGGTCGACCCGTACCTGCGGCCGCTCTACGATGCACTCTCCGAGCTGCTCGACGACGCGACGACGCAAAAGTATCTCGAGCGCGGCACGATCGAGGTCGCACCGATCGCGTACATGCGCGGGCGCACGCTCGCCGACGCGTTCGTCATCCTCGACGAAGCGCAGAACGCCACCGCCGAGCAGCTCAAGATGTTCCTCACGCGCCTGGGGCAGAACTCGAAGATGGTCGTCAACGGCGACGATACGCAGATCGACCTGCCGCGCGGCCAGCGCAGCGGGCTGCTCGACGTCGAGCGCATCTTCGCGGGCATGGAGGACGTCGGGATCGTCCGGCTCGACGAAACCGACGTCGTGCGGCACCCGCTGGTCGGACGCATCGTCGCGGCGTACGCGCAGCTCTCGCGCGAACGCGGCGAGTGA
- the ybeY gene encoding rRNA maturation RNase YbeY, with the protein MIYLDNQTRGSGLDARAAARVLERLLAEIGEADSSVSLTFVRDAAMRELNREHRGKDASTDVLSFPLHPPEAFDRSGRTRALRADDEDGAERMLGDVVVSVDTAARQAADYDAPLAREVERLLIHAVLHLAGHDHMEPGERAVMEAEERRLAAAIGMPWPYLESTLR; encoded by the coding sequence GTGATCTATCTCGACAACCAGACGCGCGGCAGCGGCCTGGACGCGCGTGCCGCCGCGCGCGTCCTCGAACGGCTGCTGGCCGAGATCGGCGAGGCCGATTCCAGCGTTTCGCTGACGTTCGTGCGAGACGCGGCGATGCGCGAGCTCAACCGCGAGCATCGCGGCAAGGACGCGTCGACCGACGTGCTGAGCTTCCCGCTGCACCCGCCGGAGGCGTTCGACCGCAGCGGGCGCACGCGCGCCCTGCGCGCGGACGACGAAGACGGCGCGGAGCGCATGCTGGGCGACGTCGTCGTCAGCGTCGACACCGCCGCCCGGCAAGCGGCCGACTACGACGCGCCGCTCGCGCGCGAAGTCGAGCGGCTGCTGATCCACGCCGTGCTGCACTTGGCCGGCCACGACCACATGGAACCCGGCGAGCGAGCGGTGATGGAGGCGGAGGAGCGGCGGCTCGCCGCGGCGATCGGGATGCCGTGGCCCTACCTCGAATCGACGCTTCGATGA
- a CDS encoding diacylglycerol kinase family protein: protein MAAAFGYALEGLAAAWRGQRNVRIHAGIVAVVVVGGVVIRLPLLGWAVVALAVGLVLGAELLNTALEAVVDLVSPQDHPLAKLAKDCAAAAVLVAALAAAAAGLLIGAWSILRP from the coding sequence CTGGCGGCCGCCTTCGGCTACGCGCTCGAGGGGCTGGCGGCGGCGTGGCGCGGCCAGCGCAACGTCCGCATCCACGCCGGGATCGTCGCGGTGGTCGTCGTCGGCGGGGTCGTCATCCGGCTGCCGTTGCTGGGTTGGGCGGTCGTCGCGCTGGCGGTCGGCCTGGTGCTGGGCGCCGAGCTGCTCAACACCGCTCTCGAGGCCGTCGTCGACTTGGTCTCGCCCCAGGACCACCCGTTGGCCAAGCTGGCCAAGGACTGTGCTGCCGCGGCCGTCCTGGTCGCCGCCCTGGCGGCGGCGGCCGCCGGTCTGCTGATCGGGGCATGGAGCATCCTGCGACCGTGA
- a CDS encoding hemolysin family protein, translating to MTPQWPAIVGLVLLVAAAAFFAASEAAIVSTNRIRARALAEKGVGGARRLEHLVENRNRTLTSVLIGSTFVLLAADSLATALFIAARIPHAAIWSTVTMTILILILGEILPKTVAVGAGDRTALRLAPALGLVTRVLSPLTATLLWITDGLVRLFGGKPHVGPYVTEEDIKTLVNVGVEQNVLEEGERELIHSVIEFGDTIVREVMTPRTDMVTVAVTSSPRRALDLVIAEGYSKLPVYEETIDNVVGVVHDRELLIALANGTIATNSVRALMRPVVHVPENKRISELLREMQRGKFSLAIVLDEYGGTAGLVTMEDLLEEIVGEIRDEHDEGEEEPIREIGPGETAVEAGTNIEDVNAALGIALPHEEFETIGGYTVGLFGRLPREGEEIDAVDGVRLRVDRTRGRRIISVRVLTDQADGTPEAEHATVRE from the coding sequence ATGACGCCGCAATGGCCCGCGATCGTGGGCCTCGTCCTCTTGGTCGCAGCGGCGGCCTTTTTCGCAGCCTCCGAGGCGGCCATCGTCTCGACCAACCGCATCCGCGCCCGCGCGCTCGCCGAGAAGGGCGTCGGCGGCGCGCGCCGGCTGGAGCACCTGGTCGAGAACCGTAACCGAACGCTGACCTCGGTGCTGATCGGCAGTACCTTCGTGCTGCTGGCGGCCGATTCGCTGGCGACCGCGCTGTTCATCGCGGCGCGGATCCCGCACGCGGCGATCTGGTCGACGGTGACCATGACCATCCTGATCTTGATCCTGGGCGAGATCCTCCCCAAGACGGTGGCGGTGGGCGCCGGTGACCGCACCGCGCTGCGCCTGGCGCCCGCGCTGGGTCTGGTCACGCGCGTCCTCTCGCCGCTGACCGCGACGCTGCTGTGGATCACCGACGGGTTGGTACGGCTGTTCGGCGGCAAGCCGCACGTCGGCCCGTACGTCACCGAAGAGGACATCAAGACGCTCGTCAACGTCGGCGTCGAGCAGAACGTGCTCGAGGAAGGCGAACGGGAGCTGATCCATTCGGTCATCGAGTTCGGCGACACGATCGTGCGCGAGGTGATGACGCCGCGCACCGACATGGTGACCGTCGCGGTCACCAGCTCGCCGCGCCGCGCGCTCGATCTGGTCATCGCCGAAGGGTACTCGAAGCTGCCGGTCTACGAGGAGACGATCGACAACGTCGTCGGCGTCGTTCACGACCGCGAGCTGTTGATCGCGCTGGCCAACGGTACGATCGCGACCAACAGCGTGCGCGCGCTCATGCGTCCGGTCGTCCACGTGCCGGAGAACAAGCGCATCTCCGAGCTGCTGCGCGAGATGCAGCGCGGCAAGTTCTCGCTGGCCATCGTGCTCGACGAGTACGGCGGCACCGCGGGGCTGGTCACGATGGAGGACTTGCTCGAGGAGATCGTCGGCGAGATCCGCGACGAGCACGACGAAGGCGAAGAAGAGCCGATCCGCGAGATCGGCCCCGGCGAGACCGCGGTCGAGGCCGGCACGAACATCGAGGACGTCAACGCCGCGCTCGGGATCGCGCTCCCGCACGAAGAGTTCGAGACGATCGGCGGCTACACGGTCGGCCTGTTCGGCCGCCTCCCGCGTGAGGGCGAGGAGATCGACGCGGTCGACGGGGTGCGGCTGCGGGTCGACCGTACCCGCGGACGGCGCATCATCAGCGTGCGCGTCCTGACCGACCAGGCCGACGGCACGCCGGAGGCCGAACACGCCACCGTCCGTGAGTGA
- a CDS encoding cytidine deaminase yields MSDPATLLAAAQSARAGSYSPYSQFAVGAALLDEDGRVWTGANVENASYGLSMCAERTAIFHAVASGVKRFVACAVAGPPGVTTTPCGACRQVLNEFGPRMPVYYEDAGRLVTTSVDALLPGAFGPAQLDEARR; encoded by the coding sequence GTGAGTGATCCCGCCACCTTGCTGGCCGCGGCGCAGAGCGCGCGCGCCGGCAGCTATTCGCCGTACTCGCAGTTCGCCGTCGGCGCCGCGCTGCTCGACGAGGACGGTCGCGTATGGACCGGCGCCAACGTCGAGAACGCCTCGTACGGCCTCTCGATGTGCGCGGAGCGCACGGCGATCTTCCACGCCGTCGCGTCCGGCGTGAAGCGCTTCGTCGCGTGCGCGGTCGCCGGTCCGCCGGGCGTGACGACGACGCCGTGCGGCGCGTGCCGTCAGGTCCTCAACGAATTCGGCCCGCGCATGCCGGTCTACTACGAGGACGCGGGCCGGCTCGTCACGACCTCGGTCGACGCGCTGCTGCCCGGCGCGTTCGGTCCGGCCCAACTGGACGAGGCGCGGCGCTGA
- the recO gene encoding DNA repair protein RecO, producing the protein MLRARPIGEADRVYTLLTRERGKVDAVAKGARRPRSSVGGRLELLAEVRISLHKGRSLDVVVEVRELRSHWEGLVRPDTFAAASLVAETVDLFCEPDLALPEIYTLVGGVTAAMAVSDAPAVLLPRFQLRLLHALGLAPADDACVRCGNALDAGAWLDLDAGGLGCPDCYGARGDAHALDAGDVANFRALGAERGAGAALLATPKVARAADDLISWHLGRRPKARALVHELSS; encoded by the coding sequence GTGCTGCGCGCGCGTCCGATCGGTGAGGCGGATCGCGTCTACACGCTGCTGACGCGCGAGCGCGGCAAGGTCGACGCCGTCGCCAAGGGCGCGCGCCGGCCGCGCAGCTCCGTCGGCGGGCGGCTCGAGCTCCTGGCCGAGGTGCGCATCTCGCTGCACAAGGGACGCTCGCTCGACGTCGTGGTCGAAGTGCGCGAGCTGCGCAGCCACTGGGAGGGACTGGTGCGCCCGGACACCTTCGCCGCGGCCTCGCTGGTCGCCGAGACGGTCGATCTGTTCTGCGAGCCCGATCTCGCGCTGCCGGAGATTTACACGCTGGTCGGCGGCGTCACCGCGGCGATGGCCGTCAGCGACGCGCCGGCGGTGCTGCTGCCGCGTTTCCAGCTGCGGCTGCTGCACGCGCTGGGATTGGCGCCGGCCGACGACGCGTGCGTGCGCTGCGGCAACGCGCTCGACGCCGGGGCCTGGCTCGATCTCGACGCCGGCGGTCTGGGCTGCCCGGATTGCTACGGCGCGCGCGGCGACGCGCACGCGCTCGACGCCGGCGACGTCGCCAACTTCCGCGCGCTGGGCGCCGAGCGCGGTGCCGGCGCGGCGCTGTTGGCGACGCCGAAGGTCGCGCGTGCGGCCGACGACCTGATCTCGTGGCACCTCGGGCGCCGGCCGAAGGCGCGCGCGCTCGTGCACGAGCTCTCGTCATGA
- the ruvX gene encoding Holliday junction resolvase RuvX: protein MTETVIGLDVGSKRIGVAVGEGSFAFPHATLERTNVRDDVAKIVAIARERGARTIVVGDPLTMAGERALASEKIDAFVAHLARAWDGAIERIDERLTTAAAQKALIGADVSRAKRKQVVDQLAAVGILETWLARRRR, encoded by the coding sequence ATGACCGAAACGGTGATCGGGCTCGACGTCGGCAGCAAACGCATCGGCGTCGCCGTCGGCGAAGGCAGCTTCGCCTTTCCGCACGCGACGCTCGAACGCACCAATGTGCGCGACGACGTCGCCAAGATCGTCGCGATCGCCCGCGAGCGCGGCGCGCGCACCATCGTGGTCGGCGATCCGCTGACGATGGCCGGTGAACGCGCGCTGGCCAGCGAGAAGATCGACGCGTTCGTCGCGCACCTGGCCCGGGCGTGGGACGGCGCGATCGAACGGATCGACGAGCGGCTGACGACGGCCGCCGCGCAGAAGGCGCTGATCGGCGCCGACGTGTCGCGCGCGAAGCGCAAGCAGGTCGTCGACCAACTCGCCGCCGTCGGCATCTTGGAGACATGGCTAGCCCGCAGACGTCGGTGA
- the mltG gene encoding endolytic transglycosylase MltG: protein MASPQTSVNRARAALIGVALAVLVSAGTIVLAASLWFQHAVYGDRALPAVQTDVVVPRGSTFGQVVTLLDTHRVLAHPLAFRLLARLRSVEADVQAGEYRFPAHQSSDEVLERLVRGEQYAVWVTIPEGFTAREIATTLAARGLKPADDFERVFLHEPLTVDGTRAPDLEGYLFPSTYLLPVDDSPEAIADVLVGQFFQELPPHAAARARALHVTVPQAVTVASLVEREGKVDDERPLIASVIYNRLRRKMPLEIDASLEYAFPTHHDVITARDLHVDSPYNTYRHVGLPPTPIANPGKPSLDAAFAPATTDYLYYVAKGDGRHAFARTYAEHQANVARYLK from the coding sequence ATGGCTAGCCCGCAGACGTCGGTGAACCGCGCCCGCGCCGCCCTCATCGGCGTCGCGCTCGCGGTGCTGGTCAGCGCGGGGACGATCGTGTTGGCGGCCTCGCTGTGGTTCCAGCACGCCGTCTACGGGGATCGTGCGCTGCCGGCCGTCCAGACCGACGTCGTCGTGCCGCGCGGGTCGACGTTCGGCCAGGTCGTCACGCTGCTCGACACGCATCGCGTCCTCGCACACCCGCTCGCGTTCCGGCTGCTGGCGCGCTTGCGGTCGGTCGAGGCCGACGTCCAGGCCGGCGAGTACCGCTTTCCGGCGCACCAGTCCAGCGACGAAGTGCTCGAACGGCTGGTGCGCGGCGAGCAGTATGCGGTCTGGGTCACGATTCCCGAGGGCTTCACCGCGCGCGAGATCGCCACGACGCTCGCCGCGCGCGGGTTGAAGCCGGCCGACGACTTCGAGCGCGTGTTCTTGCACGAGCCGCTGACCGTCGACGGCACGCGGGCGCCCGACCTCGAGGGCTATCTCTTTCCGAGTACCTATCTCTTGCCGGTCGACGACTCACCCGAGGCGATCGCCGACGTGCTGGTCGGACAGTTCTTCCAGGAGCTGCCGCCCCACGCCGCCGCGCGCGCGCGCGCGCTGCACGTCACCGTCCCGCAGGCGGTGACGGTTGCCTCGCTGGTCGAGCGCGAAGGCAAGGTCGACGACGAGCGGCCGTTGATCGCATCGGTCATCTACAACCGCTTGCGGCGCAAGATGCCGCTCGAGATCGACGCCTCGCTCGAGTACGCGTTTCCGACCCATCACGACGTCATCACCGCGCGCGATCTGCACGTCGACTCGCCGTACAACACCTACCGGCACGTGGGCCTGCCCCCGACGCCGATCGCCAATCCGGGCAAGCCCAGCCTCGATGCCGCGTTCGCACCCGCGACGACGGACTATCTGTACTACGTCGCGAAAGGGGACGGTCGCCACGCGTTCGCGCGCACGTACGCCGAGCACCAGGCGAACGTCGCCCGCTACCTCAAGTAA
- a CDS encoding aspartyl protease family protein, translating to MVARMVGTIALIALALFGMSGTPVAADDAAALLAKHRAYVGWQDGDGSITSLRESGTETRGDTVVARLTHFRRGIAYRNVYERRQQVFQNGFTGRVLWTSNENGFTVQSVGEPARYAATDASLFGEGLGDAPATVLRAETLDGTAVTWVHLAPAVGVPVDVAIDPSTGAFKHVVLDPGGDYETALDILGYTDVGGGKRVISSWRYRGTRPIYAYTSVTANAPVSDAELHPPAPRATWSFDPAMGTVPVELTEERITVDAVVNGVKGHFFLDTGASSIVLTDTFARRANAHRITESRIVGIGGGVASNVYQLDTIAFGNSTLRNVAAYTGIDEEADAWRGFDGVIGFDLFAGAIVDLNLDQQTLRILDPTRFEPDKSVGFVVPVDLTSGQPRVPMRAGGRVPVLATLDSGSPALVLFSTELQSRDHVAFIVDPTSLMQEAYIVGVNGRELDKCGKLQSLQLGPIVYQPVPACASPSMGHSDVLVGLEFLRAFNITFDYPDGYLVLRKR from the coding sequence ATGGTCGCACGGATGGTCGGGACCATCGCTCTGATCGCGCTGGCGCTGTTCGGCATGAGCGGCACGCCCGTCGCCGCCGACGACGCGGCCGCGCTGCTCGCCAAGCACCGCGCGTACGTCGGCTGGCAAGACGGCGACGGCAGCATCACCTCGCTGCGCGAGAGCGGCACGGAGACGCGCGGTGACACCGTCGTCGCCCGCCTCACGCACTTCCGGCGCGGCATCGCCTATCGCAACGTGTACGAGCGGCGGCAGCAAGTCTTCCAGAACGGCTTCACCGGACGCGTGCTCTGGACGTCCAACGAGAACGGGTTCACGGTGCAGAGCGTCGGCGAGCCGGCTCGCTACGCCGCGACCGACGCGAGCTTGTTCGGCGAAGGGCTGGGCGACGCGCCGGCGACCGTGTTGCGCGCCGAGACGCTCGACGGGACGGCGGTCACGTGGGTTCACCTCGCACCGGCGGTCGGCGTCCCCGTCGACGTCGCGATCGATCCGTCGACGGGCGCGTTCAAACACGTCGTGCTCGATCCGGGCGGCGACTACGAGACGGCGCTCGACATTCTCGGCTACACCGACGTCGGCGGGGGGAAGCGCGTGATCAGCAGTTGGCGCTATCGCGGCACGCGCCCGATCTACGCCTACACGTCGGTCACCGCGAATGCGCCCGTCAGCGACGCCGAGCTGCACCCACCCGCGCCGCGTGCGACCTGGTCGTTCGATCCCGCGATGGGAACGGTGCCGGTCGAGCTCACCGAGGAGCGGATCACCGTCGACGCCGTCGTGAACGGCGTCAAAGGGCACTTCTTCCTCGACACCGGTGCGAGCTCGATCGTCCTCACCGACACCTTCGCGCGGCGCGCGAACGCGCACCGCATCACGGAGTCGCGCATCGTGGGCATCGGCGGCGGCGTGGCCAGCAACGTCTACCAGCTCGACACGATCGCGTTCGGAAACAGTACCTTGCGCAACGTCGCCGCGTACACGGGCATCGACGAGGAGGCCGACGCGTGGCGCGGCTTCGATGGCGTGATCGGCTTCGACCTCTTCGCGGGAGCGATCGTCGACCTGAACCTCGATCAGCAGACGCTGCGCATCCTCGACCCGACCCGTTTCGAGCCCGACAAGAGCGTTGGGTTCGTCGTGCCCGTCGATCTGACCAGCGGTCAGCCGCGAGTACCGATGCGGGCGGGCGGCCGTGTCCCGGTACTGGCCACGCTCGACAGCGGCAGCCCCGCGCTGGTGCTCTTCAGCACGGAGCTGCAGAGCCGCGACCACGTCGCGTTCATCGTCGACCCGACCTCGCTCATGCAAGAAGCGTACATCGTCGGCGTCAACGGGCGTGAGCTCGACAAATGCGGGAAGCTCCAAAGCCTGCAGCTCGGGCCCATCGTCTATCAACCGGTGCCGGCCTGTGCGTCACCGTCGATGGGGCACAGCGACGTGCTGGTCGGGCTCGAGTTCTTGCGCGCGTTCAACATCACGTTCGACTACCCCGACGGCTATCTCGTGCTGCGCAAGCGCTAG
- the tadA gene encoding tRNA adenosine(34) deaminase TadA yields MSLAAASASDEAYLRRAMALADQAAAAGDVPIGAVLVVDDRVFEARNEKELRPDPTAHAELLVIRAAAQALGRWRIGGSLYVTKEPCPMCAGALAGARIERLIYGCRDPKGGAAGSVIDILGSAAVNHRVEVIDGVLADETAAQLREFFARRR; encoded by the coding sequence ATTTCCCTCGCCGCCGCGAGCGCGTCGGACGAGGCGTACCTGCGGCGCGCGATGGCGCTTGCCGACCAGGCCGCCGCGGCCGGCGACGTGCCGATCGGCGCCGTGCTGGTCGTCGACGACCGCGTCTTCGAGGCCCGCAACGAGAAGGAGCTGCGACCGGATCCGACCGCGCACGCGGAGCTGCTGGTCATCCGGGCGGCGGCGCAGGCGCTCGGCCGCTGGCGGATCGGCGGTTCGCTCTACGTCACCAAAGAGCCGTGCCCGATGTGTGCGGGCGCCTTGGCCGGCGCGCGAATCGAACGGTTGATTTACGGTTGTCGCGATCCGAAGGGAGGGGCGGCGGGGTCCGTCATCGATATACTCGGTTCGGCCGCCGTGAACCATCGCGTCGAGGTCATCGACGGGGTGCTCGCGGACGAGACTGCCGCCCAGCTGCGCGAGTTCTTCGCCCGGCGGCGGTGA
- a CDS encoding heme-binding protein produces the protein MSDSSRTTYVGTAPFLSAAGARTILAAALAEADAIGVAQCVAVVDAGGHLLAFGRSDGARIGSISIAQTKAMSAATRKRPSGEEGGGDQLVQIRLALAADRVTGIAGGLPIVAEGSVIGGVGVSSGTSEQDAQCARAGIAAIGLDPDARAR, from the coding sequence GTGTCGGACTCTTCGCGAACAACGTACGTCGGCACCGCCCCGTTCCTGAGCGCGGCCGGGGCAAGGACCATCCTGGCGGCCGCGCTGGCCGAGGCCGATGCGATCGGCGTTGCGCAGTGCGTCGCGGTGGTCGACGCGGGCGGACATTTGCTGGCCTTCGGGCGCTCGGACGGCGCCCGCATCGGCTCGATCTCGATCGCGCAGACCAAGGCGATGTCGGCCGCCACCCGCAAGCGCCCCTCGGGTGAGGAAGGGGGCGGCGACCAACTGGTGCAGATTCGGTTGGCGCTGGCCGCCGACCGCGTCACCGGGATCGCCGGCGGCCTGCCGATCGTCGCCGAGGGCAGCGTGATCGGCGGGGTCGGCGTGAGCAGCGGGACCAGCGAGCAGGACGCGCAGTGCGCACGGGCCGGCATCGCCGCGATCGGTCTCGACCCGGACGCGCGGGCGCGATGA
- a CDS encoding class I SAM-dependent methyltransferase has translation MAAAYARVTTGNVCNAAYERPALRAALGDVEELAVLDAGCAAGENAAWLVEHGAHVVALDASAAMIDLARARLGAAAQLVRADLEQRLPFGDRSFDLVVSSLTLHYVRDWAPVLREFARVLRRPGWLVLTTHHPLLTADQVDDYFGVTLVREQWTDFGAQPVPVQFYHRPLQRITDDLHGAGFRIRRLEEIRPTADAAARNPQLAARLRTRPGFLLVDAVPSADR, from the coding sequence TTGGCTGCGGCGTACGCCCGCGTCACGACCGGCAACGTCTGCAACGCCGCCTACGAGCGGCCCGCGCTGCGCGCGGCACTCGGCGACGTCGAGGAGCTCGCGGTGCTCGACGCCGGCTGCGCGGCCGGTGAGAACGCGGCCTGGCTGGTCGAGCACGGCGCGCACGTCGTCGCGCTCGACGCGAGCGCCGCGATGATCGACCTCGCGCGCGCACGGCTGGGCGCGGCGGCGCAGCTCGTGCGCGCCGACCTCGAGCAGCGCTTGCCGTTCGGCGACCGTTCGTTCGACCTGGTCGTTTCCTCGCTCACCCTGCACTACGTGCGCGATTGGGCGCCGGTCCTGCGTGAGTTCGCGCGGGTTTTGCGCCGCCCGGGCTGGCTCGTCCTGACGACGCACCATCCGCTGCTCACCGCCGACCAAGTCGACGATTATTTCGGCGTGACGCTGGTGCGCGAGCAGTGGACCGACTTCGGCGCGCAGCCGGTGCCGGTGCAGTTCTACCATCGCCCGCTGCAGCGGATCACCGACGATCTGCACGGCGCCGGCTTTCGCATCCGCCGCCTCGAGGAGATTCGGCCGACCGCCGACGCCGCCGCGCGCAACCCACAGCTGGCGGCGCGGTTGCGCACGCGGCCGGGGTTTCTGCTCGTCGACGCGGTGCCGTCGGCGGACCGCTGA
- a CDS encoding DUF488 domain-containing protein encodes MAGSEPIRLITLGHGTAGQDELAALLREAELDALVDVRTVPKSRRHPHVWREELERWVPALTGVAYRWEPRLGGFRKPDPNSSNVALRHPAFRAYADAMEKPPFQLALDELLAQAAASRTAIMCSESLWWRCHRRLIADAAQLLHGTQVEHLMHDGTYRPHVPTAGVRVTDEGTLRYDVLFAGDEAGDPAAST; translated from the coding sequence ATGGCCGGCAGCGAGCCGATTCGGCTCATCACCCTCGGGCACGGAACCGCCGGTCAGGACGAGCTGGCGGCGCTGCTGCGCGAGGCCGAGCTGGACGCGCTCGTCGACGTGCGCACCGTTCCGAAGAGCCGGCGCCATCCGCACGTCTGGCGCGAGGAGCTCGAGCGGTGGGTCCCCGCGCTGACCGGCGTCGCCTATCGCTGGGAGCCGCGCTTGGGCGGGTTCCGCAAGCCGGATCCCAACAGCAGCAACGTCGCGTTGCGGCATCCCGCCTTTCGCGCCTACGCCGACGCGATGGAGAAGCCGCCGTTTCAGCTCGCACTCGACGAGCTGCTGGCGCAGGCGGCGGCGTCGCGGACGGCGATCATGTGCTCGGAGTCGCTGTGGTGGCGTTGTCACCGGCGGCTGATCGCCGACGCGGCGCAGTTGCTGCACGGCACGCAGGTCGAGCACCTCATGCACGACGGCACGTACCGTCCGCACGTCCCGACCGCGGGCGTCCGCGTCACCGACGAGGGGACGCTGCGTTACGACGTGCTGTTCGCCGGCGACGAGGCGGGGGATCCGGCCGCGAGCACCTGA
- a CDS encoding LysR substrate-binding domain-containing protein codes for MRRNDHRQHDTEHRLGLRELEVFFAFAQTEHMGRAAEALGVSIPSIQRTVRALELELGIPLVVRDGRRLRLLPAGQVLAEHATQILRSRTDAVRAALAASSGTRQTLRLGHTSSLGFVVVPRYVEKLLRRAPRTHVQLHQGSTKELIAALLAGELDAALVSGTPDEPELHVVPLFHEPILLALPIDDPLAQSARIDIAAFRDRNFITLGENSINQAAVIRLCGRAGFRPRIALEADDFCTIEGAVAAGLGVALVPRSAIQRPHPLVAHLPIAMAIPLIRAVALAYPREATRNDALGALLAVAAPRARRSVRARQVLAAGSPASSPANSTS; via the coding sequence ATGAGGCGTAACGATCACCGGCAGCACGATACGGAGCACCGGCTGGGCTTGCGCGAACTCGAGGTCTTCTTCGCCTTCGCGCAGACCGAGCACATGGGTCGCGCGGCCGAAGCGCTCGGCGTGAGCATCCCGTCGATTCAACGAACGGTTCGCGCGCTCGAGCTGGAACTCGGGATCCCGCTGGTCGTGCGCGACGGCCGGCGCCTGCGGTTGCTGCCGGCCGGTCAGGTTCTCGCCGAGCACGCGACGCAGATTCTGCGCTCGAGAACGGACGCGGTGCGCGCGGCGCTCGCCGCTTCCTCCGGCACGCGCCAGACGCTGCGCCTCGGCCACACCTCGTCGCTCGGCTTCGTGGTCGTGCCGCGCTACGTCGAAAAGCTGCTGCGGCGCGCGCCGCGCACGCACGTCCAGCTGCACCAAGGCTCGACGAAGGAGCTGATCGCCGCGCTCCTCGCGGGCGAGCTCGACGCCGCGCTCGTTTCCGGAACGCCCGACGAGCCGGAGCTGCACGTCGTGCCGCTCTTTCACGAGCCGATCTTGCTCGCGCTGCCGATCGACGATCCGCTCGCGCAGAGCGCCCGGATCGACATCGCCGCGTTTCGCGATCGCAACTTCATCACGCTCGGCGAGAACTCGATCAATCAAGCGGCCGTCATCCGCCTCTGCGGGCGAGCCGGCTTTCGGCCACGCATCGCCCTCGAAGCCGACGATTTCTGCACGATCGAGGGAGCCGTCGCGGCCGGGCTCGGCGTCGCGCTGGTGCCGCGCAGCGCGATCCAGCGCCCGCATCCGCTCGTCGCGCACCTCCCGATCGCGATGGCGATCCCGCTCATCCGCGCCGTCGCCCTGGCTTATCCGCGCGAGGCGACGCGCAACGACGCGCTCGGCGCGCTGTTGGCCGTCGCCGCCCCGCGCGCACGTCGTTCAGTCCGGGCTCGTCAGGTGCTCGCGGCCGGATCCCCCGCCTCGTCGCCGGCGAACAGCACGTCGTAA